One Rouxiella sp. S1S-2 genomic window, AACCTGCTGCTGGTCAAGGGTGCTGTTCCGGGTGCTACCGGTGGCAACCTGATCGTTAAACCTGCTGTTAAGGCTTAACGTCGAGGAGATAGGAATGGAATTAGTAGTGAAAGACGCGCAGAGCGCGCTGACTGTTTCCGAAACTACCTTCGGGCGTGATTTCAATGAAGCGCTGGTACACCAGGTTGTTGTTGCTTACGCAGCAGGTGCCCGTCAAGGTACTCGCGCTCAGAAGACCCGTGCTGAAGTAACTGGTTCCGGTAAGAAACCATGGCGTCAGAAAGGTACTGGCCGTGCGCGTGCAGGTTCTGTAAAGAGCCCAATCTGGCGTTCCGGTGGTGTGACCTTTGCTGCAAAGCCACAGGACCACAGTCAAAAAGTAAATAAAAAGATGTACCGCGGCGCGCTGAAAAGCATTCTGTCCGAACTGGTACGTCAAGATCGCCTGATCGTTGTCGAGACGTTCTCTGTAGAAGCGCCTAAAACTAAGCTGCTTGCTCAGAAACTGAAAGACATGGCTCTGGAAGACGTGCTGATTGTAACCGGCGAAGTCGACGAGAATCTGTTCCTGGCCGCACGTAACCTGTACAAGGTTGACGTTCGCGATGTAGCAGGTATCGATCCAGTAAGCCTGATCGCCTTCGACAAAGTCGTTATGACTGCTGACGCAGTTAAGCAAGTTGAGGAGATGCTGGCATGATTCGTGAAGAACGTCTGCTGAAAGTGCTGCGCGCGCCGCACGTTTCTGAAAAAGCATCCGCCGCGATGGAAAAGAACAATACCATCGTACTCAAAGTTGCCCTCGACGCGACTAAAGCAGAAATCAAAGCTGCGGTTAAGAAACTGTTTGAAGTCGAAGTCGAAGACGTTAATACCTTGCTGGTTAAAGGCAAGTCTAAACGTCACGGTCAGCGTGTTGGTCGTCGTAGCGACTGGAAAAAAGCTTACGTCACCCTGAAAGAAGGCCAGAACCTGGACTTCATCAGCGGCGCAGAGTAAGTCGGAGGAGTAAGCACAATGGCAATTGTTAAATGTAAACCTACATCTCCGGGCCGTCGCCACGTTGTTAAAGTGGTTAACCCTGAGCTGCACAAGGGTAAACCTTTTGCCCCGCTGCTTGAGAAATTGAGCAAAAGCGGTGGCCGTAACAACAATGGCCGTATCACCACCCGTCATATCGGTGGTGGCCACAAGCAACATTATCGTCTGGTTGACTTCAAACGCAACAAAGACGGTGTAGCTGCAGTGGTTGAGCGTCTGGAGTACGATCCGAACCGTTCCGCGAATATCGCGCTGGTTCTGTACAAAGACGGCGAACGCCGTTATATCCTGGCGCCAAAAGGCCTGAAAGTGGGTGACCAGATCCAATCTGGCGTTGATGCTGCAATCAAAGTGGGTAACACCCTTCCGATGCGCAACATCCCAGTTGGTTCAACGGTTCATAACGTAGAAATGAAACCAGGTAAAGGCGGCCAGCTGGCTCGTTCTGCTGGTGCCTACGTTCAGATCGTTGCTCGTGATGGTTCCTACGTAACTCTGCGTCTGCGCTCTGGCGAAATGCGTAAAGTTCAGATCGACTGCCGCGCCACCATGGGTGAAGTTGGTAACTCTGAACATATGCTTCGCGTTCTGGGTAAAGCAGGTGCTGCACGTTGGCGTGGTATTCGTCCTACCGTTCGCGGTACTGCGATGAACCCAGTCGATCACCCACACGGTGGTGGTGAGGGTAAAAACTTTGGTAAACACCCAGTAACACCATGGGGCGTTCAGACCAAAGGTAAGAAAACCCGTAGCAACAAGCGTACTGACAAGTTCATCGTACGCCGCCGTAGCAAAAAATAATTAGAGGATAAGCCATGCCACGTTCTCTCAAGAAAGGTCCTTTTATTGACCTGCACTTGCTGAAGAAGGTAGAGAAAGCGGTGGAAAGCGGAGACAAGAAGCCTTTGCGCACTTGGTCCCGTCGTTCAACGATCTTTCCTAACATGATCGGTTTGACCATCGCTGTCCATAATGGTCGTCAGCACGTACCAGTATTTGTTTCCGATGAAATGGTCGGTCACAAACTGGGTGAATTCGCGCCGACTCGTACTTATCGCGGCCATGCGGCTGATAAAAAAGCTAAAAAGCGCTAAGGTAGGAGGAAGAGATGGAAACTATAGCTAAACATCGCCACGCTCGTTCTTCTGCTCAGAAGGTCCGCCTTGTTGCAGACCTGATCCGCGGTAAGAAAGTGTCGCAAGCTCTGGAAACTCTGGCCTACACCAACAAGAAAGCTGCTGGTCTGGTTAAGAAGGTACTGGAGTCTGCCATTGCTAACGCAGAACACAACGATGGCGCTGACATCGATGATCTGAAAGTCACGAAGATTTTCGTAGACGAAGGCCCAAGCATGAAGCGCATTATGCCGCGTGCTAAAGGTCGTGCAGATCGCATTCTGAAGCGCACCAGCCACATTACTGTGGTTGTGTCCGATCGCTGAGACTCTGGAGACTAGCAATGGGTCAGAAAGTACATCCTAATGGTATTCGCCTAGGTATTGTCAAACCTTGGAATTCTACCTGGTATGCAAATACCAAAGAATTCGCTGACAACCTGGACAGCGACTTTAAAGTTCGTCAGTTCTTGACTAAAGAATTGTCGAAAGCTTCCGTTTCTCGCATCGTTATCGAGCGTCCAGCGAAGAGCATCCGTGTGACTATTCACACCGCTCGTCCTGGCATCGTTATCGGCAAGAAAGGTGAAGATGTCGAAAAACTGCGTAAGGTCGTAGCGGGTATCGCTGGCGTTCCTGCACAGATTAACATCGCCGAAATCCGTAAACCGGAACTTGACGCAAAATTGGTTGCTGACAGCATCACTTCACAGTTGGAACGTCGCGTTATGTTCCGTCGTGCTATGAAGCGTGCTGTACAGAACGCAATGCGTCTTGGCGCTAAAGGTATCAAAGTTGAAGTAAGCGGCCGCCTTGGCGGTGCTGAAATCGCGCGTACCGAATGGTACCGTGAAGGTCGTGTTCCACTGCATACTCTGCGTGCGGATATCGATTACAACACATCTGAAGCGCACACCACTTATGGTGTAATCGGCGTTAAGGTATGGATCTTCAAAGGTGAGATCCTGGGTGGTATGGCTGCAGTTGAACAACCGGAACCGGCTGCTCAACCTAAAAAGCAGCAGCGTAAAGGCCGCAAGTAAGGAGAGTCGCTGATGTTACAACCAAAGCGTACAAAATTCCGTAAGGTGCACAAAGGCCGCAACCGTGGTCTTGCGCAAGGTACGGATGTGAGCTTCGGCACTTACGGTCTGAAAGCTGTTGGCCGTGGTCGCCTGACTGCTCGTCAAATTGAAGCAGCACGTCGTGCGATGACCCGTGCAGTTAAGCGTCAAGGTAAGATCTGGATCCGTGTATTCCCGGACAAACCGATCACCGAGAAGCCACTTGAAGTTCGTATGGGTAAAGGTAAGGGTAACGTGGAGTATTGGGTTGCCCTGATCCAGCCTGGTAAAGTCCTGTACGAAATGGACGGTGTGCCTGAAGAGCTGGCGCGTGAAGCATTCCAGCTTGCAGCAGCGAAACTGCCTATTAAAACCACCTTTGTAACTAAGACGGTGATGTAATGAAAGCAAAAGAGCTGCGTGAAAAAAGCGTGGAAGAGCTGAACGTTGAGCTTCTGAACCTGTTGCGTGAGCAGTTTAACCTGCGCATGCAAACGGCCAGCGGCCAGCTGCAGCAAACACACACGTTGAAGCAAGTGCGTCGTGATGTTGCACGTGTGAAGACTTTACTGACTGAGAAGGCGGGCGCGTAATGAGTGACAAGATCCGTACTCTGCAAGGTCGTGTGATCAGTGACAAGATGGAAAAATCTATCGTTGTTGCGATTGAGCGTTTCGTGAAGCACCCAATCTACGGTAAATTCATCAAGCGTACGACTAAGCTGCACGTACATGACGAGAACAACGAATGCGGTATCGGCGACGTCGTTGAAATTAGCGAATGCCGTCCGCTGTCTAAGACTAAGTCTTGGACACTGGTTCGCGTTGTAGAGAAAGCAATTCTGTAATAGAATCGCGCTCTCGAAAATGAATAAGCGGCTCATGGAGACCTGGGCCGTTTATTTTTTCTACCCATAATGAAGAAGCAGTGTTATAATGCTGCGCCCTCATTTGTGGGGATTTCTATATGGCCTATTGTTAGGTCTTATAAGTTGTAGTTGACATTAGCGGAGCACTAACATGATCCAAGAACAGACTATGCTGACCGTGGCCGACAACTCCGGTGCACGTCGCGTAATGTGTATCAAGGTTCTGGGTGGCTCGCACCGTCGCTACGCAGGCGTTGGCGATATCATCAAAATTACCATCAAGGAAGCAATTCCACGTGGTAAGGTGAAGAAAGGCGACGTGCTGAAGGCGGTAGTGGTGCGCACCAAGAAGGGTGTTCGTCGCCCGGACGGTTCTGTCATTCGCTTCGATGGCAATGCATGCGTTATTTTAAATAATAACAGCGAGCAGCCAATCGGCACGCGTATTTTTGGGCCGGTAACTCGTGAACTGCGTAATGAGAAGTTCATGAAAATTATCTCTCTGGCACCAGAAGTACTCTAAGGAGCGAAACCATGGCAGCGAAAATCCGTCGTGATGACGAAGTTATCCTGCTTACCGGCAAAGATAAAGGTAAGCGTGGTAAAGTAAAAAATGTCCTGTCTTCTGGCAAGGTCATTGTTGAAGGTATCAACCTGGTTAAGAAACATCAGAAGCCTCAACCGGCTCTGAACCAACCAGGCGGCATCGTTGAAAAAGAAGCTGCAGTTCAAGTTTCTAACGTTGCGATCTTCAACACGGCAACCGGTAAGGCTGACCGTGTAGGCTTTAGATTCGAAGACGGCAAAAAAGTCCGTTTCTTCAAGTCTAACAGCGTAACTATCAAGTAATTTGGAGTAGTACGATGGCGAAACTGCATGATTACTACAAAGACGATGTCGTAAAGAAACTCATGTCTGAGTTTAATTACAATTCTGTCATGCAAGTCCCTCGGGTCGAGAAGATCACCCTGAACATGGGTGTTGGTGAAGCGATCGCTGATAAGAAACTGCTGGATAACGCAGCAGCTGACTTAGCAGCAATCTCCGGTCAAAAGCCGTTCATCACCAAAGCACGCAAATCAGTTGCAGGCTTCAAAATCCGTCAGGGCTATCCGATCGGCTGTAAAGTAACCCTGCGTGGCGAACGCATGTGGGAATTCTTTGAGCGTCTGATCTCTATTGCTGTACCACGTATCCGTGACTTCCGTGGCTTGTCCGCTAAGTCATTCGACGGCCGTGGTAACTACAGCATGGGCGTGCGTGAACAGATCATCTTCCCGGAAATCGACTATGACAAAGTCGATCGCGTTCGTGGTTTGGATATTACCATCACCACTACTGCGAAATCCGATGATGAAGGCCGCGCTCTGCTGGCTGCCTTTAACTTCCCGTTCCGTAAGTAAGGTAAGGGTTACTAATGGCTAAGCAATCCATGAAAGCACGCGAAGTCAAGCGCGTGAAATTAGCTGACAAATTCTTCGCCAAACGCGTTGAACTGAAAGCGACAATCTCTAACGTGAACGCTTCCGACGAAGAACGTTGGGATGCCGTTCTTAA contains:
- the rplP gene encoding 50S ribosomal protein L16, with amino-acid sequence MLQPKRTKFRKVHKGRNRGLAQGTDVSFGTYGLKAVGRGRLTARQIEAARRAMTRAVKRQGKIWIRVFPDKPITEKPLEVRMGKGKGNVEYWVALIQPGKVLYEMDGVPEELAREAFQLAAAKLPIKTTFVTKTVM
- the rplB gene encoding 50S ribosomal protein L2, whose product is MAIVKCKPTSPGRRHVVKVVNPELHKGKPFAPLLEKLSKSGGRNNNGRITTRHIGGGHKQHYRLVDFKRNKDGVAAVVERLEYDPNRSANIALVLYKDGERRYILAPKGLKVGDQIQSGVDAAIKVGNTLPMRNIPVGSTVHNVEMKPGKGGQLARSAGAYVQIVARDGSYVTLRLRSGEMRKVQIDCRATMGEVGNSEHMLRVLGKAGAARWRGIRPTVRGTAMNPVDHPHGGGEGKNFGKHPVTPWGVQTKGKKTRSNKRTDKFIVRRRSKK
- the rplX gene encoding 50S ribosomal protein L24, giving the protein MAAKIRRDDEVILLTGKDKGKRGKVKNVLSSGKVIVEGINLVKKHQKPQPALNQPGGIVEKEAAVQVSNVAIFNTATGKADRVGFRFEDGKKVRFFKSNSVTIK
- the rpmC gene encoding 50S ribosomal protein L29 — its product is MKAKELREKSVEELNVELLNLLREQFNLRMQTASGQLQQTHTLKQVRRDVARVKTLLTEKAGA
- the rplN gene encoding 50S ribosomal protein L14; translation: MIQEQTMLTVADNSGARRVMCIKVLGGSHRRYAGVGDIIKITIKEAIPRGKVKKGDVLKAVVVRTKKGVRRPDGSVIRFDGNACVILNNNSEQPIGTRIFGPVTRELRNEKFMKIISLAPEVL
- the rpsS gene encoding 30S ribosomal protein S19, with the protein product MPRSLKKGPFIDLHLLKKVEKAVESGDKKPLRTWSRRSTIFPNMIGLTIAVHNGRQHVPVFVSDEMVGHKLGEFAPTRTYRGHAADKKAKKR
- the rplW gene encoding 50S ribosomal protein L23, which encodes MIREERLLKVLRAPHVSEKASAAMEKNNTIVLKVALDATKAEIKAAVKKLFEVEVEDVNTLLVKGKSKRHGQRVGRRSDWKKAYVTLKEGQNLDFISGAE
- the rpsC gene encoding 30S ribosomal protein S3; protein product: MGQKVHPNGIRLGIVKPWNSTWYANTKEFADNLDSDFKVRQFLTKELSKASVSRIVIERPAKSIRVTIHTARPGIVIGKKGEDVEKLRKVVAGIAGVPAQINIAEIRKPELDAKLVADSITSQLERRVMFRRAMKRAVQNAMRLGAKGIKVEVSGRLGGAEIARTEWYREGRVPLHTLRADIDYNTSEAHTTYGVIGVKVWIFKGEILGGMAAVEQPEPAAQPKKQQRKGRK
- the rplE gene encoding 50S ribosomal protein L5 yields the protein MAKLHDYYKDDVVKKLMSEFNYNSVMQVPRVEKITLNMGVGEAIADKKLLDNAAADLAAISGQKPFITKARKSVAGFKIRQGYPIGCKVTLRGERMWEFFERLISIAVPRIRDFRGLSAKSFDGRGNYSMGVREQIIFPEIDYDKVDRVRGLDITITTTAKSDDEGRALLAAFNFPFRK
- the rpsQ gene encoding 30S ribosomal protein S17; translation: MSDKIRTLQGRVISDKMEKSIVVAIERFVKHPIYGKFIKRTTKLHVHDENNECGIGDVVEISECRPLSKTKSWTLVRVVEKAIL
- the rplD gene encoding 50S ribosomal protein L4; protein product: MELVVKDAQSALTVSETTFGRDFNEALVHQVVVAYAAGARQGTRAQKTRAEVTGSGKKPWRQKGTGRARAGSVKSPIWRSGGVTFAAKPQDHSQKVNKKMYRGALKSILSELVRQDRLIVVETFSVEAPKTKLLAQKLKDMALEDVLIVTGEVDENLFLAARNLYKVDVRDVAGIDPVSLIAFDKVVMTADAVKQVEEMLA
- the rplV gene encoding 50S ribosomal protein L22; translation: METIAKHRHARSSAQKVRLVADLIRGKKVSQALETLAYTNKKAAGLVKKVLESAIANAEHNDGADIDDLKVTKIFVDEGPSMKRIMPRAKGRADRILKRTSHITVVVSDR